From the genome of Deferribacteraceae bacterium V6Fe1:
TTCCCAATATATTCTTTGATGGAAGCTGCTTGTAGTGTTGTTAAATATATGATGCATAATATAATTGTTTGCATTGCTTTTTTCATTTTATATGCCTCTCTAATTTATAGTTATCGCAGGCTGTTTATATTAGGTATGCTTATTAGCATTTTTTACTTTAATGTTTAAACACCTTGCTATACCTACCAAACTTATTAATAACCAAAATGATTCAATTATAAAAGCCGATAAATTAAAATCAAAGTATAGTGACATTATAATAAAAAAAGCACCAAAAGCGTTTAGAATGCTAAATTTTAAAGATTGGCTGTTAATTTTACTCAGTTGTAGCAGTAAATATGCAAGCAAAATTAAAAAAACGCCGACATTGCCTACAAAATCATACCAATGATATTCTATCATGAGTTTTGGGAGAGTGACTGCAGAGTATTTAGTGCTTCATTTGCTTTATTTGCAGGCACAAAGATATGATCGTGATAATATGCGGCAACTACGTTTGCACTGATGCCTTTTTCGGCCAGCGCTGTTGAAACCGCTGCAGTTAAGCCAACTGCTTGCAGGCTAGAATGAATTTGCAATGTTATCTTCTTAAATATTTCATCAAAATTGAATTGATATTTTTGAGCGATATTTTTTTCTAATATCAAAGTCAAACCTTCATCTTCTTTAAATGTGCATATAGGATTTAATTTTTTTACATCATCTAAAATCAATGATTTGACAGTGCAAAAGACATATTCTTCTTCGGATATCACAGGGCGCATATTTTTTAATAATTCGTCCAACTTTACAATTCCGCTCATTAAATTCTCCAAGTTATAATGTATTTTCCTGAGTACGTTAACACTTTTGATTTTTAATTTCAATATTGTTGGAGTTAGTTGATTATAAGGTAAATAAATATCTGGTGGCGGCATGAAGGGATCTGATTTGATTTGCCAGAAAACTATCCGAAAAATTTGTGGAAAAATTTACGATAAGTATATTATGCTTTATTTCGCCAAGAAGATATTGCAACAGAGTATTTATCCCCACGATTTTTTCAATAGCAACTTGCTATTTTTATTTTTACTGCATTTTTTACCGGTTTATTTTTCTTCGCATCAAAGGAGTCTTCTAAATAAAATACTACCTTTGTCCCTTCGTGAAATTTTTCTTTTTTGTCAGTTAGTTCTGAGATTTTAAAATAGTAAGTTTTATTGTCTTCCCCCATTATAAAGCCGGCTTTTTTATTTGGGAGATAACTGCTAATGACACCTGTATATTGTTGTTTATTGCTAAAGTAAGCTTCTTCCCAAACGTTTTTCAGCTCATTTAAAATATCAAGCTTATTTAAGTGAAAGTTTCCATATTTTTTTGAGAGATTTGAAGGCAACTTGGTCCCCCACTTGTTTTCATTAATGATGCTTTTTGCCAATACAAAATGTAGTTTTGCTTCATGTTCCATTTGTTTTGCTTCAAAGATTTCAGCGAGTAAAATCAAAAGATGAATTTTTTTGTCAATTTCGCCAAAGTTTAAAATTCCTTGCAATGCAAAAGATAGGGCTTTTTCATAATTCTTGAGAATATAATAAATCACTGCAATTTCGTGTTGAATAAACCAATCCTTTTTTATTTTAACGATATATTGCAGGTTATTCAGAGCTGCATCATACTTTTTGAGCTCTTTGTATGACAGCGCAATACGCCACTTAAACCAAATATCATTATTATAGTGGAAATTGTTTATTGAATTTAAAGCTAAATTACATGCTTCAATACATTTTTCATACTGTTTAAGTTCATAAAGAGCTTTTGTTTTATGCATGAAATACTGCTCATATTCTGATGCCATTTCTATTTTTTTACCATTTTGCTCAAAGGAATATGGAGTCTTGCTCAGGTTGTTAATATCCAACTTGTCAATAAAGTTTAAAATTATATTGGCGGGATAATTGGGATTTTCTTTTAACTTATTTATGACTTTGAAAATTGACTTTGTGTAGATAAGGTCTTGTTTTGAGCTGTTATTTATAATTTTTTCTGTATTGGCAATAAGTTCTTGTATTGATAGAGAGTCGCCTTTTTGAGATAAATAATCAAATATGGACCAAACATAAACATTTTTTATGTAATCGAAGTTATTATTGTTTTTTAACACTTCTTCACAAATTTGAATTGATTCTTCAGATTTACCCAACTTTCTTAGACAAAGTGCATATCCCCATCCATCCCACTTTTTATTGTCATCTTCTTCCCAAAGCTTTTTAAAAAGGGGCAGGGCTTCCGCGAAATTTTGATTTTGCCTCAAAGTGGAAGCTATTTTTCTGATTTCTTCGAAATTATTCATTCAAAATCTCCTCTTCTTTATACAATAGACAATATTGTTGGAGATTTTCTGACAATAAAATATTAACAATATTTATATTTTTTCACAGCCTGGTCCGCTAAGCTCACTGCGACCACCGGGGAGAGTTTTAATATTTATTTGAGTCCTTATCCTATCTTTAATAGCTTGAATGTGAGAGATTACCCCTATTAATTTTCCGTCTTGCTGTAAGCCCACCAAAGTTTCAAGTGCAGTTTCGAGGGATTCGTCATCCAATGTCCCAAAACCTTCATCTAAAAACAATGAGTCCACTCTGACCTTTTGACTTGCCATCTTTGAAAGTCCTAATGCCAATGAAAGACTTATCAAAAAGCTTTCGCCTCCCGAAAGATTTTTAGTTGTCCTTATTTCGCCTGCTTGATAATTATCAATAACATTGATTTCAAGCGGTTGTTTATCATCTCTTGTCAGAAGGTATCTATCGGTCATTTTTATCAGCTCTCTGTTGGCATTTGAAACTAATACTTCAAACGTTAACCCTTGAGCAAAATTTCTAAATTTCTTACCGTCAGAAGAGCCTATTAGTGAAGATAACCTGTTCCACTGTTTACAAAAGTATTCTTGTTTTTCTATTTGCTCTTTTTCTTTTTTTATTTTTTCTTTTGCATCTTCATTTTCTTTCAATTTAAACTTTATATTGGCAATATTGTCCCTTAAGTCTTTTAGCTTTGTATTTATCTCTTCAAGTGCCAAAGTTAATTCTTCTTCTGATTTTTGAGTAATGTTTTTATCTGCTTCAGCCTTTAAGTTTGTTAGGGTTTCTTCTAATTTTGTCTTAATAATGGCATATTGCTCATCCAATATCTTTGATTTTTCATTTAATGCGTTTATTTCATCTTCGGTTAACTTGGCTTTTATAAAATCATTTTCATCTTTAAAATTATACTTGTTAAGTAAATTGACAAAATTTTCTTCATATTTTTTAAGCTCTGGTTCACTTTTTATAATAGTATTTTTCAAAGATTCTATGTTAGTTTTAATTTCCGACAGCTGTTGCTTTAAGTTGTCTAATTTTAATTTTTGTTCATTTTCATCTTTTTCAGCTGCTAAAATATTTGATTTCAATTGATTTTCTTCTTTGTCAGGGTCTTTATCTGAAAAAAGGGTTTGCCTTTCACTTGTAAGTTTATCATACTCTTCATTTATATTTTTTAATGCTTCTTCTTTTTTAAATAATTCTTTTTGTAATGTTTCAATTTTTGATTCTATTTTGCCAATATTGCTTTTTATTTCTGACAAATCTTTTTCCAATGCTTCTTTAGCAGATAAGCTGGTATTCCATTTTTCTAATCTTGATTTAAGGTTTTCAAGCAATTCATTAATATCTGTTATTTTTTCAATTTTTAATAATTTTAGTGTGGATAATAGATTGTTTTCTGTTTGGGTATAGTTAGAAGTAAGGTTTTGAAGCTCCTCTGCGGTATTTTGCATAATTGCTTCAATGCTTTTTATTTCATTTTCTTTGGCATTATTTTCTTTTTCCAAATCATTTAAGATTTTTGTTAATTCAAGTTCTTTATTATAAAGATTTTGTATATTAATTTCTTTTTGTTCTATTTCTTCAATAAGATTATCTAACTTACTTATTTCTAATTCAATTTCATTTTCAAATTCGGGATTTGATTTTACGAATGGGTGCTCTTTTGAACCGCACAGAGGGCAGGGCTCTCCATCTTTTAGAGATTTGCGGTGCTCTTCAAATTCGGTGACTATATTTCTAAATGCGATTTTTTTAAAATATTCATCTTTTTCAGCGCGAAGCTGTTTGATTGTTTTACCTTGTAGTTTGTTGCTTAAAAGTTTTTGTTCGGTTTTAATTGTTTCTTTTATGCCGTTAATCATACTTATATATTCTTCAATTTTATCTTTATGAGATGCCGTTTCTTGTCTTATTTTTAAAAGACTTTTTTCGTATTTTTGTAAGCTTGATTGTTTTAACTTTATATTTTCTTCTAATGCACTTAAACTGTTTAGTTGATTTTCTATCGCTGATAATTTACTTACCAGTAATTTATCCGATTCATTTTCCGTGAGGTATTTTTCTATATTTTGTAATTTGTTAAGTATATGTTCAGCCTTTTTTGATGCCTCTTTTTTAATTGTCAATCCAGCCTTTATTTCAGAGTCAATATTCATGTAGTCTTTTTTTGTGTCAGCAATTTGTTTGGAAATGTCAGTAATCTTTTGGTCAAGAAGCCTGACTTTTTTTAATATGGGGTATAATTTTTCAAGCAAATTTTTGCAAGCTAAAGTATTGTTTGTGGCTTGTTGCAGACGTTTTGCTTGTTCATTAACATCCGCTTCATATTTTGGCATTTCTTTTTGTTTTTTGGATAGCTCATTTTTACTGTTTTCAAGATTTTTTCTTAGACTTTGCAAAGTAGCATAATCAGCGCTGAGATTGGAAGCTTTGTTAGCAAGTTCGAGTTTTTTACGATCCGGCTCAAATTGTGATATTTCTTTTTCAATATGTTCTTTTTTTAAGGCAATTTTGTTGACTTCTTCTTTTAACTTAACAACATTTCTTATCCAATTTAAAGATGCCTCAAGCTTTAGTTTCTGCCCGGATATATTTTTTTCAGCTTTTATTTTTTCTGCTAACTCATTTTTTAAGCTTTCTTCTTCAGTATCATCTAAAACTACAATTCCAGCTATTTGAGCATTTAACAATTCTAATTTATGTTGCTCTTCTTTATTACGCAAATGAACCTTTTTTGAAATTTCAGTGTATATCTCTGTCCCAGTAATTTGTTCCAATATTTTTGATTTGTCTTCAATATTTGCCTTTAAAAAGGTGTCAAAACTTCCTTGAGCAAGCAATATCGATCTTGTAAATCTGTCAAAATCCATTCCGGTTTTTTCTTCTATAATGTTTAGGACATAACTTTTTTTGGTTTCAATAGGTTTGTTTGTAGTCGCATCAATAATCTGATGTTCTTGATCCTGCAAATTTCCGTCAGGTTTGTTTCTTGCTCTTCTTTGCTCCCAGTGGCAGCGAAAACGCCCTTTTTGAGATTCAAACAATACTTCGGCATAGCATTCGGCAGTATGGCGGGACATTATCTCATTGCTACTTTTTGTTATTTTTCCTAAACGAGGTGTTTGCCCATAAAGTGCAAGACAGATTGCATCAAGTATAGTTGATTTGCCAGCTCCGGTAGACCCCGTAATTGCAAATATCCCTTCGCCTGTGTATTCAGGGCGAGTAAAATCGATAATCCATTCTCCATAAAGTGAATTTAGGTTTTTAAATCTGAGCTCTAATATTTTCATATATCTTCCTTACTGGGCATTAATATCTTCTTCATTAATATGATTAACAATTTCTTTATAAAGAGTGATTAATTCTTCTCTATCTTCTGTTATATTTACTGCATCTAAATATCTGACAAATACATCTATTGGACTTAAATCCTCTAAAATTTCATCTTCAGCCATTTTGTTAAGAATTTTATCTGAAATAATCTTATTTCTTATTCGAAGTATTTCTAATTTACTCCCCTCAACAAGTCCTTCCAGATATTCTTTTAAATCGGGGATGTGCTTTGCCCCTGTATACTCTATTTCGAGCCAAGCGTTTGTGTCAGTATTTTTTAATTTTAAGATATTTGACGTTATTTTCTCAATATCGCCTGAAATTTTTGACAAAATCTGAAATGTGGGCACAGATATTTCATCAATATTGAGCTTATTTTCTTTTATTTCGAGTAAGACTAATTTTTTGGTCTGGCTAGCTTCGCCAAATCCCATCGGTATGGGTGCGCCTGAGTATCTGATATGTTCGTTATCTCCGACAGTTTGTGGTATGTGTAAATGGCCAAGGGCAAGATAATCTATTTCAGCAGGGAAAGCATTTTCATCTACATATGATAAAGTCCCTACATAAAGCTCTCTCACACCATCTCCGTCTACAGTTTTTCCGCCTGTTGTAAAAAGGTGACCTGTAGCAATAATCGGAATAAAGTGGTCAGTATTGTTTGCAAACTTATTTCTTATTTTTACTGCGTAAGATACGACATCTAAATAATGATTTTTTATGCCTTCTACAAGCTTTTGATTTTTGCTTTCTATAGTTTCACCGGGTTCTACTGTTCTAATTTCCTTATCGCGAAGGTACGGGACAGCGCAAATTATTAGCTTTGGTTTGTTGTCTTTATAAATAGTTATTACTTCATCTTCTATATTTTCAGGAATAGAACCTACAATATATACATTTAATATTTTCAATAGCTCTTTAGGTGCGTTAAGAAATGATGGGGAATCGTGATTTCCGGCTACTGCGATAACATACTTACAGCTTGTTTTGGATATTTCGTATAAAAATTTGTAATACAATTCTTGTGCTTTATTACTTGGAGAGCCTGAATCAAAAATATCGCCGGAAATGATTAATACGTTGATATTTTTATCTATAATGGTTTGGATTAGCCAGTTTAAAAATGACTCAAACTCATCATATCTTTTTTTACCGTAAAGTGACCTTCCCAAGTGCCAATCTGAAGTATGCAGGATTTTCATTATAATCTCCTGATAAAATTTTATACAAATATAACATATTTGGATAATATTTTCTGACAAATTTGAACAAGAATAAAATTTGTAAGATTACCGGAATATTGATAGTAGAAATATTAGCTGATGATAATCTCAGGCAAAAACAATCTGGGCGACTGGATTTGAATCGTTTTTTATTTTAGATATCTACTTAAAATAAAAATTAAACCATAAATAATTGGTAATAAATGTTATTGCAATATTTAAACACTACCAAATTGATTAATTTTTATATATTTTGTCAGAAAATTGTTAGAAAAATTGTAAGAAATTTTATGATAAGTATGTTATAATTTCGCATATTTATTTTGTAGCTTGAAAATTAAATATGGTTCTGAGTGATAAGTAAAACAATCTATGATATTTGTTTTATTTTGGCGACTTCATTTCAAGTTGATTTTGAAAATTTGCTATTTTTAACGCTTATTGTTAATTGTCAATAAGTTACGGAAAAAGTTAGATGGATAGAACTTGAAATTTTTAATCGTTATTTATCAATAAGTTACAAAATGGGGTATCAAAATTTACAGAGTAGAAAAATCGATACCCCCCCTTCTTTAAAAATGCCCTTGCAAGTATCTGAAAATATGGTATTAAAAAGGGGTGCTATTGGAATTTTTGACCTGACTCGAAGGGATTACGACGTGTATGACAAAGAAACTTCCGTCTAAAAATGGTATTATTGGAATTTTTGACCTGACTCGAAGGGATTACGACGAATCTGTTAACTGGCTGGGTGTAAAATACCCTGTACTCATTGGAATTTTTGACCTGACTCGAAGGGATTACGACGTGGTCGATTAGCTCGTTATACCAAGTTCCATTATTATTGGAATTTTTGACCTGACTCGAAGGGATTACGACTATATAGGTGTGGCATAAATAAAATCCCCTTTAATTTTATTGGAATTTTTGACCTGACTCGAAGGGATTACGACTTTACTTCAGGTAAGTTAGACAAGTTAGTATCAATATACATTGGAATTTTTGACCTGACTCGAAGGGATTACGACCTAATATTCTGTTTTTACCGTTTAAAGGGACAATATCATTGGAATTTTTGACCTGACTCGAAGGGATTACGACCATACGGTAACAAATCAAAGCAACAAGTGCACCAGCAATTGGAATTTTTGACCTGACTCGAAGGGATTACGACTTAACAAACACATACTCAATCAACAACGCAGAATTTTTATTGGAATTTTTGACCTGACTCGAAGGGATTACGACAATTTTCTACTAAAAGATACTTCTCATAAATTTACCAAATTGGAATTTTTGACCTGACTCGAAGGGATTACGACTTCATAATCATCTGCAAACCCCATTATATTTATTATTATATTGGAATTTTTGACCTGACTCGAAGGGATTACGACGTCAATAGCTTTTTTTATAAACAACGATATGACGCATAATTGGAATTTTTGACCTGACTCGAAGGGATTACGACATATCCTCAACTTCTTCAAGGCTAACAAATTCAACTTATTGGAATTTTTGACCTGACTCGAAGGGATTACGACTTATGTAACAAAAAATAACGTAAAACAACTTTTCCATTTATTGGAATTTTTGACCTGACTCGAAGGGATTACGACTTTGTAAAGCATTTATTTATATCTTTACTAAAAAACTATTGGAATTTTTGACCTGACTCGAAGGGATTACGACTTCATAATCATCTGCAAACCCCATTATATTTATTATTATATTGGAATTTTTGACCTGACTCGAAGGGATTACGACGTCAATAGCTTTTTTTATAAACAACGATATGACGCATAATTGGAATTTTTGACCTGACTCGAAGGGATTACGACTATATAACTACTCCCTTATTGTTAGGGATAGAACTTTTTATTGGAATTTTTGACCTGACTCGAAGGGATTACGACCTGTCAACCAGTTACCGTCCGTCTTTTTGCCCGTAGCATTGGAATTTTTGACCTGACTCGAAGGGATTACGACAATAAAGATAAAAAAAGAGGGCTTTTTAGCCCTCTAATTAAAGGTGATGGGAGTTATTTTACGGTATTAAAGCAATTTTCCTACAGGTAGATTTGCTTATAATCGATGAAGTAGGATTTAAGAAGATACCTTTGAACTATGTAGATGAATTCTTTGAGATTATAAGACAAAGATATGAAACAAATTCAGTAATTGTAACAACAAATAGACCATTTGAGGAATGGGGAAATATATTTGGAGATGTGGTACTTGCTTCTGCAATAATTGACAGACTTATCTATCATTCCCATATTTTTAAAATAACAGGTAAAAGCTACAGAATAAAAAGTTTACAAAAAGTAAAAGAAACATAAACACCACTGGGGGATTTTAAGGGCCATAAGGTGGGGATTTTTAATTGACTTTGACAACATTTAAATTCAATCTTAGAACTTAGAACTTAGAACTTAGAACTTAGAACATATGACTTTAAACTCACAGTAAAAGGACTTTTTAAAATATAGAGAGGTGTTTTATGGGCAATAATAAAAAAGATAATCAGAAAGAAACAAATGATTTTAGAGAAATTGATGAAAATTTTATTTCGGATGTAATTGATGATGCAATGGAAAATTATTCAGAATATGATAAGATTGGAGTTGAACTTTCATTAATGGGAATGTTTTGGCCTGGTGATTACAGATACTCAACCATGCCTGAAGATTATTCGGGATCTAAATTTAAAGACTATCTTTCTTGGCTTGCAGATTATTTGTATTATTTGGATGCCACACCAAGTGAGGAACAAAAAGGACTTTGTGCTCATGTAGAAAGGATGACGCCGGAAGGAGGTGTATACTTTTTAGGGTATAATTTTGGTACATTTTTTTCAATTACTGATATTATAGATCTGGCAATAGAAGAAGGTATGACACTTGAAGAATTTTTGTCAACGGATAACTATATTAATTCGTTGGAAGATGAAAAAGAGCGAGAAAATGAAATAGAGTTTACTAAAGAAATATTTAATATAGCTAAATATAATTATGAAAACAAATTAACATATTGTCCTGATTATGATTTACTCGACTTACCTGCACGAGTGCCTTTATCTATTGTGTTGAAAAAAGAGCCTGATAAAGGAAAGAGAGTCAGGTTGCTTGAAATTTATTATGATATTGCCGGAGATATGTTATCAAAATGATTAACTACCAAAACTTTGCCAATATATCTCTCATAATTTTTATTTGTAAGCACATAAATGTTAGTTTAAATTTACAATAAGCAGATATATTGAAAATGCAAAATAATATTGACATATATTTGAGTAAAATATTTTGGCATAAAAGGTAAAAAAGTGGAAAAACGTATACAATTTTCTGAAAGATAATATTTATAAATCCTTTTGGTATTTTACAATTTATAAGCAATGAATTTTTATATAGAAATTACTGGTCTGAGAAGGGGACACCTTCATTTTTAATCAAACTTATAATAGAAAAAAATATGCCAAGAAATATTTAAATTAATGCGAACAATTCTATCTTATCGGCATCGAATTTAGCACTGAAAAAAAAGAATGTGGTAAAATTTGAGTGGGAGAAGCTTTAGGTTAGTCATATTTTATAATTTATAGTTAATTGCAACACTACCGAGAAGTCTAAGACAATATTTGGTAACACGAAATTGTGAGCAGTCTCCAGTCTCTTATATAATCTCAAAAATTTTATCTGTGTTAATAAAGCTATTTCCAACATTTTGTATGTTATCCCTGCAATGCTTACATAAAAAATAGTATCTTATTGAGTCTGTATTCATATCTATGAGCTTATCAAGTTTTTCTTTTAACTTTACATATTCTGCATCAGTAATATTGCACTCAAATACACTTTTTTGGACTCTGATACCATAATTTTTTAATTCCTTATCTACTCGATATCTTATTCTGTCATCTGAAATATCATAAGAAATTACGTAATATTTTTTCATTTAAAATCTGTACCCTATATATTCTGAATCTTCGATGATTGCTTTGGCAAAGAGATATGTCTGATATCTTACAATATCTTTTAACAACATTTTTTTCTTTTTAGGCTCATACCAAAAGTAGCTGTTAAATCTTTTTTCTATTAAGCCGATATATTTTTTCCTCCCATAAATTGATAATGATACAGGTAATTCTTCATTTTCTTCATCAATAATAAAGTCACTTCTGGAAATAATGTTTTTATTTAACATGCTAATAACCAAATAATCTATTACGACCGGCCTGAATTCTTCCATTAAATCCAATACCATCGAAGGTCTACCATATTCTTCAGAATGATAACTGCCATAGTAAGGGTCTAATCCTACGGTATTCACTGCTGTCCTTACCAGATTGAGCAATATGGTATAACCAAAGCTTAATAATGCATTAAATTCATTCTTGGGAGGTCTTCTTGTCCGTTTTTCAAATTTAATTGCTCCTTTAACTAAATAGTCGAAAGCTGAAAAATAAATATTGGCGATGCTACCTTCATATCCTAAAAGAGTTTGTAACTCATTTATTAAAGGTATCTCTTTTCTCATAGTTACCAATTTGTTTAAAATATGACTTACCTCTGCTGACTTGTGGTAATAGTTTAACTTTCTCAATGTACTGATACTATTTTCTAACTTTGCCGATACAATTGCTCTTGCAAATTTTATTTTATGCTTTGTAATAGAAAGTTTTTGTATTTGAAGCCTTCTTAGGATAATATTTTTCCCTAATTCGGGGACTAATCTTCCCAAGTATTGACCTGAGTATGTTGTAAAGACAACATCTATCTTATTTTTCAATAAATGCTTTATCGCTTGAGTGCTGATGGAAATATTACCCATAATTATTATTTGGTCTGTATCTTTTGTCAAAAAAATACCAATAGTGTTAAATCCTTTCTTTACAATAATTCTGTCACCTGAAATAGAGATATAAGAACCTTGTTCGGTCAAATATACTATCATACATCCAGTTTGTATGAAATTTTTCCATTTTCATCTGCTACTCTTCTAAAGTTGCCTACTGCAGTTTTAAAAACATCAACCCCCGATGTCTTGAACATCACTTCAAATTTGTCTTCGTATTCTTGTTTTAAAGCATTAAGCTCAAAGATTTGCTTTTTTAATTTTAGATAATTATCAAGGATATCCTGGAAATTTAATGATTGAATGTCGAGACGGCTCGGCAGTTTTGCATCTATTTCAAATGTATGTAAATGCAAGGTGGGGTTTGGGTATAGACCTTCGATATTATTAAATTGACAATTGCAATTGACTGTTGATGTTATTTCAGGGACTTTTGACCTTATTTTTGCACAGCTTATAGGATTACCTTTAAGTCTTGATTTTAAAAATTTATCAGGCGAAATGTTAAAACATTTTGAATAAATATAGTTTACTGCGTCCACACCTGACTCAAGATGACCGATACTATGGGCAACAATAATCATTTCATCATATGTCAGTTCATTCTTTTTGAGAGCATTCTGATATATTTCCTTTAAAACAGGGCATTTAAATATTAGATATTGAAACTCTTTATCGGCATCTATATTGTATGGCTCAACAATATTTTTGAATGAAACGGTTCCCTTAGGTAAAGCTTGAGGTTTGTCAGAATATCTTTCATAAATGTCTGAAATTCTATAATAATTTAAATATTCTAATAACTTTTGCTCTGAAGCTCTTTCAATCTTTTTAAGGTATTCATCTATATTTTTTATCTCACTGTTTTTCTTATCTACAAAGAAGCTTCTTTTCCCATTTGCCAGGTGTATACCAAGTGGGAGTTTTACAAGATTACCTGTTCCATCATGTTTTACAAAGTTTTGTTTGGGGAAAATTTCAACAGATATTTCAGGAATTATCTCTTTGATATTTATTTTTACACTTTCAGCAAACTTTTTTGCTATTCTTGCTGGAACAGGCTTGTCAAGGAATACCCAGACGTGCCTCCCCTTGTAACCGCTATTTTCTATTATTGGGCTAATGTTAAATTTTTCACACTCCTTGCATATGGCTACGGCAATTTTTTGGCATAAAAAATCATATTCTTTAAATTTTTCGTCATTAGACAATACATTTTTTAAAATATGTTTTGCTATGTCTACATCAAAACAAATCCAATTAACTGTGCTGTCAAGACGATGTTGGTAAATTCCAATAGTCATATTACCGTTTAAGTGATTTTTTATTGTAGATTCAT
Proteins encoded in this window:
- a CDS encoding DNA primase yields the protein MNDIKNTEFKEHLELAEKHEKNGDISNMIKHLNIALGMAKDKKPIYEKLLEYYLNDSNPTRAIKVLKELIEIDKFNPTYYKHLIGILLEVDKGELAEKIAHKAFTLTKDNYFKNIFENNNNNEIIKAEFTSTTVSLLFSLFSGREGVYARQWKNNEGHTGYIPVREPLNESTIKNHLNGNMTIGIYQHRLDSTVNWICFDVDIAKHILKNVLSNDEKFKEYDFLCQKIAVAICKECEKFNISPIIENSGYKGRHVWVFLDKPVPARIAKKFAESVKINIKEIIPEISVEIFPKQNFVKHDGTGNLVKLPLGIHLANGKRSFFVDKKNSEIKNIDEYLKKIERASEQKLLEYLNYYRISDIYERYSDKPQALPKGTVSFKNIVEPYNIDADKEFQYLIFKCPVLKEIYQNALKKNELTYDEMIIVAHSIGHLESGVDAVNYIYSKCFNISPDKFLKSRLKGNPISCAKIRSKVPEITSTVNCNCQFNNIEGLYPNPTLHLHTFEIDAKLPSRLDIQSLNFQDILDNYLKLKKQIFELNALKQEYEDKFEVMFKTSGVDVFKTAVGNFRRVADENGKISYKLDV